GAAACTTCAAGCGGATACTTAGCTCCGGTTTCGGGTAAACGAGTGGTGCGGTGGTAAACGGCCGACATTTTCTCTACGATTGCTTTTTTGGTAATGGCTTGCGCATCAGGCTCAGAATGTAACTGTGAGCGAACCGCGCGGCCTTCAACCGGGAACGCCGCATCCAGTGGCAAATACTGATCCCACGGCAATGCTTTGACGCCTTCAAACAATTCATCGAAAGTGCGCGCCTTAAACTGACCGACCACGATTTTGATTCGATCGGCACTACGCAACCAGACGTTGGTTAAGGCAATGGTTTGATCATCGCCTTGAAAATACACTTTGCCATTTTCGGTTCGGGTCTCAATGCCCAGTGCTTTTAGTTCCTTGGTCGTAACAGCTTCCAGTCCTGCTGCCATGGTTGCGACGAGTTGATATGTCATGACGTGATTTCCTTTCAAAATGCCGGTTTAAAGAATGGTGTTCAGGTTTAGTTTAACTTTTTTTGGCGGGGTTGGCGATGTTGGATTTTAAGGTGGGCGGAATTGTTGGTGGGGATAGGCGATTGAGTTTTGCGTTCTGTAACGCGTTTACCGGCGCAGGAGCCCGCGTGTAAGGAGCTTGGGCGTGATGGCAAAGATCGCGTTAACTAGGAGATTTCTATGGTGGCAAGTATGTAGTCTGACTTTCGTTTTCTATAACGCGCTCACAGTCGCAGAAATCTGCGTGTAAGGACCTCGAGCGCAATGGCCAAAAACCTGCTAACTTAAGATCTTTCTATTTGAGGACTATCGGAGGTCTTACTTTTGCTTTCTATAACGCGCTCGCCAGCCCAGAAATCTGCGTGTAAGGACCTTGGTCGCAATGGCAAAGACCGCCATCACGCCCAAGGCCACTTACACTCCGGTTTCTAAGCGGGCTGGCTCGCGCTCACAAAAAAACAGCCCGAGTCTCCCCGAGCTGTGCCTGCATGTAGATCCCTATAAGCCATGTTTTGTTCCAGAGCCTGTTCAGGCGCAGGTTCCTTCAGTCATCATCTATCTCAGCGTTGCCGCTGTATTGCCGTCGCTTCAATTTGCTTGGCAAAACGCCCCTACCAAAAGTTTGGGTTACTCGCTCGCGGGGTTTACCCGTTCCACCGTTTAGGTTTCCCTGAACGTTTCGTCACTGTGGCACTTTTCAGACCTACTGGCGCATAGCCGAAACCTTAGCGCGGTTGGTCGCCGTAACCGTTGACACGGTCCCTAAGCTTATTGGGCTTAGCACGAACACTACAAGCATCGCAGCTTGTGCGGGCATGGACTTTCCTCAGCCTGCAGATGCAGACCGCGATCACTCAGGATCTACATGTGATCATCAATATTGGTCAACGTCGGAATGGCTGTTGTCATCGTGGGTATCAGCGCTGCCGCTATCCGACAGCTTTGAACCGAAAACATGATGCTCCAGATTACTCAGACGTTTAAGAATATCATAATTTGTGGCGGCAGCGTTGGTTTGCGGTGTCTGCGCACTGACATTCTTGGAAACACTCAGCTGTTTGGTTAGCTCATCGACCCGACTAAACAGCTTTGCATTTTCT
Above is a window of Lacticaseibacillus casei DSM 20011 = JCM 1134 = ATCC 393 DNA encoding:
- the gpsB gene encoding cell division regulator GpsB translates to MDSNKETKFSIQYGPKDILDKKFKNKVRGYDPDEVDEFLDGIIRDYEAFTNEIDRLKEENAKLFSRVDELTKQLSVSKNVSAQTPQTNAAATNYDILKRLSNLEHHVFGSKLSDSGSADTHDDNSHSDVDQY